From the genome of Streptomyces sp. NBC_01260, one region includes:
- a CDS encoding NADP-dependent oxidoreductase yields MKAISYSGYGDADVLEYGERPDPKVGPDTVLVKVRAAAVNPVDRQARQGNLDAALDAVFPVIPGWDVSGVVVQPGVAVEEFTVGDEVIGYVREDFLSRGTFAEYVAAPVRTLARKPLRLSFEEAAGLPLAGLTAYQVLHRSLRIRDGDTVLVHAAAGGVGSLAVQIARHAGCRVIGTASAHNHDHLRQLGAEPVEYGDGLADRLRALAPDGIDAAFDTVGGEALRVSAETLAPDGRLTSIVDSEVFSYGGKYAFVRPDAKDLAHLAELAERGIVSVHVDRVFPLEQAAQAHRLNAEGRTRGKIVVTVDWES; encoded by the coding sequence ATGAAGGCGATCAGCTACAGCGGATACGGCGATGCCGATGTCCTGGAGTACGGCGAGCGGCCCGACCCCAAGGTCGGCCCCGACACCGTCCTGGTGAAGGTGCGTGCCGCCGCGGTCAACCCGGTCGACCGACAGGCGCGGCAGGGGAATCTCGACGCCGCGCTCGACGCGGTCTTCCCCGTGATCCCCGGCTGGGACGTGTCCGGGGTGGTCGTCCAGCCCGGCGTCGCCGTGGAAGAGTTCACCGTGGGCGACGAGGTCATCGGATACGTGCGGGAGGACTTCCTCAGCCGAGGCACCTTCGCCGAGTACGTCGCCGCGCCCGTGCGCACCCTCGCGCGCAAACCGCTGAGGCTGAGCTTCGAGGAGGCCGCGGGGCTGCCCCTGGCCGGTCTCACCGCCTACCAGGTGCTCCACCGGTCGCTGCGCATCCGCGACGGCGACACCGTCCTCGTCCACGCGGCGGCGGGCGGTGTCGGCTCGCTCGCCGTGCAGATCGCCCGGCACGCCGGCTGCCGGGTCATCGGGACCGCGAGCGCGCACAACCACGACCATCTGCGACAGCTCGGCGCGGAACCCGTGGAGTACGGGGACGGGCTCGCCGACCGGCTGCGGGCGCTGGCCCCGGACGGGATCGACGCCGCCTTCGACACCGTGGGCGGGGAGGCCCTGCGGGTGTCCGCCGAGACGCTCGCGCCGGACGGGCGGCTGACCTCCATCGTGGACAGCGAGGTGTTCTCCTACGGCGGCAAATACGCCTTCGTGCGGCCGGACGCCAAGGACCTCGCCCATCTGGCGGAACTGGCCGAGCGGGGCATCGTCTCGGTCCATGTGGACCGGGTCTTCCCGCTGGAACAGGCCGCACAGGCGCACCGGCTCAATGCTGAGGGGCGCACCCGCGGCAAGATCGTCGTCACGGTCGACTGGGAGAGCTGA
- a CDS encoding DUF202 domain-containing protein has product MSAAERDPGLQPERTRLAWRRTTLSCTVVALLAGKQALHGGASPAGIVALSLSVLAWLGFLRVANRRVQGMGTARPQQLGAREALMTAACTVALAVFAVAMLF; this is encoded by the coding sequence GTGAGCGCCGCGGAGCGCGATCCCGGCCTGCAGCCCGAGCGGACCAGGCTGGCCTGGCGCCGCACCACGCTCTCCTGCACGGTGGTGGCGCTGCTGGCGGGCAAGCAGGCGCTGCACGGCGGGGCGAGCCCGGCCGGGATCGTCGCCCTGTCGCTGAGCGTGCTCGCCTGGCTGGGGTTTCTCCGGGTGGCGAACCGCCGGGTGCAGGGCATGGGAACCGCCCGTCCGCAGCAGCTGGGGGCGAGGGAGGCCCTGATGACCGCGGCGTGCACGGTCGCGCTGGCGGTGTTCGCGGTGGCCATGCTGTTCTGA
- a CDS encoding YidH family protein, with protein MNEFVQSLRLWFAPQRIREEGDTPDYRFSLANERTFLAWIRTALALIGGGFAVDQFLPGLSWGIRTGLALALLAAGVLCALRAVNHWVRCELAMRRGEDLPVSRFPTLLSLAVAVVAVAMVVVVLFGWEGR; from the coding sequence GTGAACGAATTCGTACAGAGCCTGCGGCTGTGGTTCGCGCCGCAGCGTATCCGCGAAGAGGGCGACACCCCCGACTACCGTTTCTCGCTCGCCAACGAGCGGACCTTTCTCGCCTGGATCCGGACGGCACTCGCGCTGATCGGCGGCGGTTTCGCGGTCGACCAGTTCCTGCCGGGACTCTCCTGGGGCATCCGGACCGGTCTCGCGCTGGCCCTGCTCGCGGCCGGTGTGCTGTGTGCGCTGCGGGCGGTCAACCACTGGGTGCGCTGTGAGCTGGCCATGCGGCGGGGCGAGGATCTGCCGGTCTCCCGGTTCCCGACGCTGCTGAGTCTCGCGGTCGCCGTCGTCGCCGTCGCGATGGTGGTGGTGGTCCTCTTCGGCTGGGAGGGGCGGTGA
- a CDS encoding NUDIX hydrolase — translation MTPSDEILDIVDENDEVVGQATRGEATARGLRHRCAFIEVRDADGRIFVHRRTATKLVFPSHYDMFVGGVVGAGETYDEAALREAEEELGVTGLPRPEPLFKFLYEGDRHSWWSYVYRVRCELPVKPQVEEVAWHTFLTDAELAERLDDWLWVPDGLECHRRLQALREAP, via the coding sequence ATGACACCTTCTGACGAGATCCTGGACATCGTCGACGAGAACGACGAGGTCGTCGGGCAGGCCACGCGCGGCGAGGCGACCGCGCGTGGCCTGCGCCACCGCTGCGCGTTCATCGAGGTCAGGGACGCCGACGGCCGGATCTTCGTGCACCGCAGGACCGCCACCAAGCTGGTCTTCCCGTCCCACTACGACATGTTCGTCGGCGGAGTGGTCGGCGCGGGCGAGACGTACGACGAGGCGGCGCTGCGGGAGGCCGAGGAGGAGCTGGGCGTCACGGGGCTCCCCCGCCCCGAGCCGCTCTTCAAGTTCCTCTACGAGGGCGACCGGCACAGCTGGTGGTCGTACGTCTACCGGGTACGGTGCGAGCTGCCGGTGAAGCCGCAGGTGGAAGAGGTCGCCTGGCACACCTTCCTCACGGACGCGGAGCTGGCGGAGCGGCTCGACGACTGGCTGTGGGTGCCGGACGGACTGGAGTGCCACCGGCGGCTGCAAGCGCTCCGCGAAGCGCCCTGA
- a CDS encoding glucose 1-dehydrogenase, with translation MTDKNSLSDRTVVITGAARGLGAEAARLAVAGGANVVITDVLDEEGAATAAELGPKARFLHHDVTSEEDWQRVAEFALAEFGRIDGLVNNAGVSTGQPLETETVEHFRKVIDINLTAVFIGMKTVIPLMKGNGGGSIVNISSAAGLMGLALTSSYGASKWGVRGLTKVGAVELGTAKVRVNSVHPGMVYTPMTASVGIQQGDGNYPNTPMGRVGEAGEIAEAVVFLLSDAASYITGAELAVDGGWTTGPTVKYVMGQ, from the coding sequence ATGACCGACAAGAACAGCCTCAGTGACCGGACCGTCGTCATCACCGGCGCCGCCCGCGGCCTCGGCGCCGAGGCCGCGCGCCTCGCCGTGGCCGGCGGCGCGAACGTCGTGATCACCGACGTGCTTGACGAGGAGGGCGCGGCGACCGCGGCCGAGCTCGGCCCGAAGGCCCGCTTCCTTCACCACGACGTGACCTCGGAGGAGGACTGGCAGCGCGTCGCCGAGTTCGCCCTCGCCGAGTTCGGACGGATCGACGGCCTGGTCAACAACGCCGGGGTCTCCACCGGGCAGCCGCTGGAGACCGAGACGGTCGAGCACTTCCGCAAGGTCATCGACATCAATCTGACGGCCGTCTTCATCGGCATGAAGACGGTGATCCCGCTGATGAAGGGGAACGGAGGCGGCTCGATCGTCAACATCTCCTCGGCCGCCGGGCTGATGGGCCTCGCCCTGACCTCCAGCTACGGCGCGTCGAAGTGGGGCGTGCGCGGGCTGACGAAGGTCGGCGCGGTGGAGCTCGGCACGGCGAAGGTGCGGGTGAACTCGGTGCACCCCGGCATGGTCTACACGCCGATGACCGCCTCCGTGGGCATCCAGCAGGGTGACGGCAACTACCCCAACACCCCGATGGGCCGGGTGGGCGAGGCCGGTGAGATCGCCGAGGCCGTCGTCTTCCTGCTCTCGGACGCCGCCTCCTACATCACCGGGGCCGAACTCGCCGTGGACGGCGGCTGGACCACGGGCCCGACCGTCAAGTACGTCATGGGCCAGTGA
- a CDS encoding TetR/AcrR family transcriptional regulator, translated as MARTSGQDTRDKLIRAAEEIFAAQGTDGAQLRDVVRLAGQSNPSAVQYHFGSRAGLLDAVMAGRQARTEQVVAPLLEALSADCGVPELLTALVTAEASLLADDRGRRCLRISSGLSHETGLRTGRLHPALDGTAYGRLIGRIGDRLEALPEPVRLERLDLALTLIGAALADRARQGLDGTEPLTGQELFLADLVGTTTAFLHAPAPHGA; from the coding sequence ATGGCGAGAACGTCTGGACAGGACACCAGGGACAAACTGATCCGCGCGGCCGAGGAGATCTTCGCCGCGCAGGGTACGGACGGCGCCCAGCTGCGGGACGTCGTCCGGCTGGCGGGCCAGAGCAATCCGTCGGCGGTCCAGTACCACTTCGGTTCCCGCGCCGGGCTGCTCGACGCCGTGATGGCCGGCCGCCAGGCCCGTACCGAACAGGTGGTGGCGCCGCTGCTCGAAGCGCTCTCCGCGGACTGCGGCGTACCGGAACTCCTCACCGCGCTGGTGACGGCGGAGGCGAGCCTGCTCGCCGACGACCGGGGCCGGCGCTGTCTGCGGATCTCGTCGGGGCTGAGCCATGAGACCGGTCTGCGGACCGGCCGCCTCCACCCCGCCCTGGACGGCACCGCCTACGGCCGGCTGATCGGCCGGATCGGGGACCGGCTGGAGGCGCTGCCGGAGCCCGTACGCCTGGAGCGCCTCGATCTGGCGCTCACCCTGATCGGCGCGGCGCTTGCCGACCGCGCCCGCCAGGGACTCGACGGCACGGAGCCGCTGACCGGCCAGGAGCTCTTCCTCGCCGATCTCGTCGGCACCACCACCGCGTTCCTGCACGCCCCCGCGCCGCACGGCGCGTGA
- a CDS encoding DMT family transporter, producing MSVLVLVLAVSAACCLGFGFVLQQAAARHAPRSDYLSPRLLLDLMRVRSWLAGIGLMVCGMVLGALALGKGEVSVVEPLLATNLLFAMTLSRHRTGQRLGRQGWAGLWLLACGVATFLLAGEPKGGTAVSSPLRHWLVIGVVTGLALALTMFAARSRSAAAPALLAVAAGLLYGLQDALTRVSGQRIGDDGWAALVTSWQPYGVLVLGVTGLLLVQSAFESGPLRMSLPALTAAQPLAGIACGIGFLGDEVRTDTGALAWQAAGLAAIVVGIVLLGLHPAMPEGPVGGRRTKTLQPR from the coding sequence GTGTCGGTGCTGGTTCTCGTGCTCGCCGTGAGCGCGGCCTGCTGTCTGGGATTCGGCTTCGTGCTGCAGCAGGCCGCCGCCAGGCACGCCCCGAGGAGCGACTACCTGTCGCCCCGGCTGCTGCTGGACCTGATGCGGGTACGGAGCTGGCTGGCCGGTATCGGTCTGATGGTCTGCGGCATGGTGCTGGGCGCACTGGCCCTGGGCAAGGGCGAGGTCTCCGTCGTCGAGCCGCTCCTCGCCACCAATCTGCTCTTCGCGATGACCCTGTCCCGGCACCGCACCGGCCAGCGCCTTGGCCGGCAGGGCTGGGCCGGGCTCTGGCTGCTGGCGTGCGGGGTCGCGACGTTCCTGCTGGCGGGCGAACCCAAGGGCGGCACGGCGGTGTCGAGTCCGCTGCGGCACTGGCTGGTGATCGGTGTGGTGACGGGCCTCGCCCTGGCGCTCACCATGTTCGCCGCGCGCTCCCGGTCGGCGGCGGCCCCGGCGCTCCTCGCGGTGGCGGCCGGACTGCTGTACGGGCTCCAGGACGCCCTGACCCGGGTCAGCGGCCAGCGGATCGGGGACGACGGCTGGGCGGCGCTGGTGACGAGCTGGCAGCCGTACGGGGTGCTGGTGCTGGGGGTGACGGGGCTGCTCCTGGTGCAGAGCGCGTTCGAGAGCGGCCCGCTGCGGATGTCGCTGCCCGCGCTGACCGCGGCCCAGCCACTGGCCGGGATCGCCTGCGGGATCGGGTTCCTCGGCGACGAGGTGCGCACCGACACGGGCGCGCTGGCCTGGCAGGCGGCCGGGCTCGCCGCGATCGTGGTCGGGATCGTGCTGCTGGGGCTGCATCCGGCGATGCCGGAGGGGCCGGTGGGCGGGCGCCGCACCAAGACGCTTCAGCCGCGCTGA
- a CDS encoding FAD-binding dehydrogenase, whose product MAYDADVIVIGAGLAGLVATAELVDAGRSVILLDQEPEQSLGGQAHWSFGGLFLVDSPEQRRMRIKDSHELALQDWLGTAGFDRKEDHWPAKWAEAYVDFAAGEKRSWLHAQGLRLFPVVGWAERGGYDANGHGNSVPRFHITWGTGPGIVAPFERRVREGVAKGLVTFRFRHRVTGLGRTGGTVDTVSGEILEPSGAARGTASSRETAGGFELRAQAVIVTSGGIGGNHDLVREQWPKRLGTPPAKMLSGVPAHVDGLMLGIAEEAGAHHINRDRMWHYTEGIENWNPIWAKHGIRILPGPSSLWLDARGKRLPVPLFPGFDTLGTLEHIMRSGHGYTWFVLDQKIIGKEFALSGSEQNPDLTGKSVRGVIGRARADVPGPVKAFMDNGADFVVENDLGALVRGMNAITGDSLIDEAELRREITARDREIANPFTKDLQITAIRGARAYLGDKLIRTAAPHRILDPKAGPLIAVRLNILTRKSLGGLETDLSSRVLTADGTPLAGVYAAGEAAGFGGGGVHGYRSLEGTFLGGCIFSGRAAGRAAAAAVG is encoded by the coding sequence ATGGCGTACGACGCTGATGTGATCGTGATCGGGGCGGGCCTCGCGGGGCTGGTCGCCACGGCTGAGCTGGTCGACGCGGGCCGCTCGGTGATCCTGCTCGACCAGGAGCCCGAACAGTCGCTCGGCGGCCAGGCGCACTGGTCCTTCGGCGGTCTCTTCCTGGTCGACTCACCCGAACAGCGCCGGATGCGGATCAAGGACAGCCATGAGCTGGCCCTCCAGGACTGGCTCGGCACGGCGGGCTTCGACCGCAAGGAGGACCACTGGCCGGCGAAGTGGGCCGAGGCGTACGTCGACTTCGCCGCCGGTGAGAAGCGCTCCTGGCTGCACGCGCAGGGACTGCGGCTCTTCCCCGTCGTCGGCTGGGCGGAGCGCGGCGGGTACGACGCGAACGGCCACGGCAACTCCGTCCCCCGCTTCCACATCACCTGGGGCACCGGCCCGGGTATCGTCGCCCCGTTCGAGCGCCGGGTGCGCGAGGGCGTCGCCAAGGGCCTCGTCACCTTCCGCTTCCGCCACCGGGTCACCGGCCTCGGCCGCACCGGGGGCACCGTCGACACCGTGAGCGGCGAGATCCTGGAGCCGAGCGGTGCGGCCCGCGGGACCGCGAGCAGCCGGGAGACGGCGGGCGGCTTCGAGCTGAGGGCCCAGGCGGTGATCGTCACCTCCGGCGGCATCGGCGGCAACCACGACCTCGTGCGCGAGCAGTGGCCAAAGCGGCTCGGCACCCCGCCCGCCAAGATGCTCTCCGGCGTCCCCGCCCATGTGGACGGGCTGATGCTCGGCATCGCCGAGGAGGCGGGCGCCCACCACATCAACCGCGACCGGATGTGGCACTACACCGAGGGCATCGAGAACTGGAACCCGATCTGGGCCAAGCACGGCATCCGCATCCTGCCCGGCCCGTCCTCGCTCTGGCTGGACGCCCGCGGCAAGCGGCTGCCCGTCCCGCTCTTCCCCGGTTTCGACACGCTCGGCACCCTCGAACACATCATGCGCAGCGGCCACGGCTACACCTGGTTCGTGCTGGACCAGAAGATCATCGGCAAGGAGTTCGCGCTCTCCGGCTCCGAGCAGAACCCCGACCTGACCGGCAAGTCCGTCCGCGGTGTGATCGGCCGGGCGCGCGCCGACGTACCGGGTCCGGTGAAGGCGTTCATGGACAACGGGGCGGACTTCGTCGTCGAGAACGACCTCGGCGCGCTGGTCCGCGGCATGAACGCGATCACGGGTGACTCGCTCATCGACGAGGCCGAACTGCGCCGCGAGATCACCGCCCGCGACCGCGAGATCGCCAACCCCTTCACCAAGGACCTCCAGATCACCGCGATCCGGGGCGCCCGCGCCTACCTGGGCGACAAACTGATCCGTACGGCCGCACCGCACCGCATCCTCGACCCCAAGGCCGGACCGCTGATCGCCGTACGGCTGAACATCCTGACCCGCAAGTCGCTCGGCGGGCTGGAGACGGACCTGTCCTCCCGGGTCCTCACCGCGGACGGCACCCCGCTGGCCGGGGTGTACGCGGCCGGCGAGGCGGCCGGTTTCGGCGGCGGCGGGGTGCACGGCTACCGCTCGCTGGAGGGCACGTTCCTCGGCGGCTGCATCTTCTCCGGCCGGGCTGCGGGCCGGGCCGCCGCGGCGGCGGTCGGCTGA
- a CDS encoding FUSC family protein, producing the protein MPGVAEPVIKLVRRTTEPVGAQTLRSTGAAVIAYVVATSTLSQPAPLTAPLTALLVVQVTLYATLTTGIRRVNSVIVGVLIASGFSSLVGLSWWSLGLTIFTSLIIGRLVRVNEFVPEVAISAMLVLGVAQVANTAWERVFETLIGAGVGLLFNLLFAPPVWVQSAGTSIDGLAREMGQMFRDLGGDLGGRVTIGQAAERLHRARRIDHDIVAVDASLRQAEESLMLNPRVRQGLLYRVVLRTGLDTLEICAVVLRVLARTLTDLAKERVDEPLFPADVAPGLTELFGQMADAVESFSVLITTPVAAGAEAAEDRLADALAVSRATRDQVADMLLAAVQEHPRKWQLHGALLAEVDRILDELDIEKRTERLGKELDRRSEELHERHPRLLAVRRRLGLAKDAHPAGGDADVR; encoded by the coding sequence ATGCCAGGAGTAGCCGAGCCCGTGATCAAACTCGTCCGGCGCACCACCGAACCGGTGGGGGCCCAGACCCTGCGTTCCACCGGAGCGGCGGTCATCGCCTACGTCGTGGCGACGTCGACGCTGTCCCAGCCCGCGCCCCTGACCGCTCCGCTCACCGCGTTGCTCGTCGTCCAGGTCACCCTTTACGCCACCCTGACCACGGGGATCCGGCGCGTGAACTCCGTGATCGTCGGTGTGCTCATCGCGAGCGGATTCAGCTCTCTGGTCGGGCTCTCCTGGTGGAGTCTCGGACTGACGATCTTCACCTCACTGATCATCGGCCGGCTGGTCCGGGTGAACGAGTTCGTCCCCGAGGTGGCGATCAGCGCCATGCTGGTGCTCGGCGTGGCGCAGGTCGCCAACACCGCGTGGGAGCGCGTGTTCGAGACGCTGATCGGTGCGGGAGTGGGGCTGCTGTTCAACCTGCTGTTCGCCCCGCCCGTGTGGGTGCAGTCGGCGGGCACGTCGATCGACGGCCTGGCCCGCGAGATGGGGCAGATGTTCCGCGACCTGGGCGGCGACCTGGGCGGCCGGGTCACCATCGGGCAGGCGGCCGAGCGGCTGCACCGGGCCCGCCGCATCGACCACGACATCGTGGCCGTGGACGCCTCGCTGCGGCAGGCCGAGGAGAGCCTCATGCTCAACCCGCGGGTCCGTCAGGGGCTGCTCTACCGCGTGGTGCTGCGCACTGGTCTGGACACGCTGGAGATCTGCGCCGTGGTGCTGAGGGTGCTGGCCAGAACGCTGACCGACCTGGCCAAGGAACGGGTCGACGAACCCCTCTTCCCCGCCGATGTGGCCCCCGGGCTCACAGAACTGTTCGGGCAGATGGCGGACGCCGTCGAGAGCTTCTCGGTGCTGATCACCACCCCGGTCGCCGCCGGAGCGGAAGCGGCCGAGGACCGGCTCGCCGACGCCCTGGCGGTCAGCCGCGCGACCCGTGACCAGGTGGCGGACATGCTGCTGGCGGCGGTCCAGGAACATCCCAGGAAATGGCAGCTGCACGGAGCCCTGCTCGCCGAGGTCGACCGCATCCTGGACGAGCTCGACATCGAGAAACGCACGGAGCGCCTGGGCAAGGAGCTCGACCGCCGCTCAGAGGAACTGCACGAGCGCCATCCCCGTCTGCTGGCCGTCCGGCGCCGCCTGGGCCTCGCCAAAGACGCGCACCCGGCGGGGGGCGACGCGGACGTGAGGTGA
- a CDS encoding ASCH domain-containing protein, giving the protein MPNREALKPFLLVFPGPLRDQLVAAVLDGRKVSTTGLLVEYEAEQEEPPPVGERSALIDSDGREIAVLEVTEVRILRLGDVDLQHVLDEGEGDTSVAGWRAGHERFWHSDEMREGLGDPEFTVDDDTLVVAERFRVVELIDPA; this is encoded by the coding sequence ATGCCGAACCGTGAAGCGCTCAAGCCCTTCCTCCTCGTCTTCCCGGGACCGCTGCGCGATCAGCTGGTCGCCGCGGTGCTCGACGGGCGGAAGGTGTCGACGACCGGACTGCTCGTGGAGTACGAGGCGGAGCAGGAGGAGCCGCCCCCGGTGGGCGAGCGGTCCGCCCTGATCGACTCGGACGGCCGGGAGATCGCGGTGCTGGAGGTGACGGAGGTCCGGATTCTGCGCCTCGGGGACGTCGATCTCCAGCATGTGCTCGACGAGGGCGAGGGCGACACGTCGGTGGCGGGGTGGCGGGCCGGCCACGAGCGGTTCTGGCACAGCGACGAGATGCGGGAGGGTCTGGGCGACCCGGAGTTCACGGTCGACGACGACACACTGGTCGTCGCCGAACGCTTCCGGGTCGTCGAACTGATCGATCCCGCCTGA
- a CDS encoding molybdopterin-dependent oxidoreductase, with protein sequence MNSPPPGAGPEPAEPGPDPDAVGAPVGRRLVLTMLGLGAAGLVAAPVLQRTMESGLGALADKDPTGLTGLLPNGGGFRYYSVASSVPSKGAADYRLTVDGLVDRPATYTLDALKALPQTRMVRDVQCVTGWRVPETPFEGVRLSALLDAAGVRPGAKAVRFTCFDGTYSESLTLDQARRGDVLVALRMQDGPVSHSHGGPVRLYVAPMYFYKSAKWLSGITVTDSVRPGYWEELGYDVDAWVGRSNGRDDAPTT encoded by the coding sequence GTGAACAGTCCCCCTCCCGGCGCCGGCCCCGAACCGGCGGAGCCGGGCCCCGATCCGGACGCCGTCGGTGCCCCCGTCGGCCGCCGCCTGGTCCTGACGATGCTCGGCCTCGGTGCCGCCGGGCTCGTCGCCGCCCCGGTCCTGCAACGGACCATGGAATCAGGCCTCGGCGCGCTCGCCGACAAGGACCCCACCGGGCTGACCGGGCTGCTGCCCAACGGCGGCGGCTTCCGGTACTACTCCGTGGCCTCGTCCGTACCGTCGAAGGGCGCGGCCGACTACCGGCTGACCGTCGACGGGCTGGTCGACCGCCCGGCCACCTACACCCTGGACGCCCTGAAGGCGCTGCCGCAGACCCGGATGGTCCGCGACGTGCAGTGCGTGACCGGATGGCGGGTGCCCGAGACCCCGTTCGAGGGCGTACGGCTCTCGGCGCTGCTGGACGCGGCGGGTGTCCGGCCGGGGGCGAAGGCGGTCCGCTTCACCTGCTTCGACGGCACCTACAGCGAGAGCCTCACCCTCGATCAGGCCCGCCGCGGCGATGTGCTGGTCGCGCTGCGCATGCAGGACGGGCCGGTGTCCCACTCCCACGGCGGCCCGGTCCGGCTCTACGTGGCCCCGATGTACTTCTACAAGTCGGCGAAATGGCTCTCCGGGATCACCGTCACGGACTCCGTACGCCCCGGATACTGGGAGGAGCTCGGATATGACGTCGACGCCTGGGTCGGCCGGTCCAACGGCCGTGACGACGCCCCCACGACCTGA
- a CDS encoding cytochrome b/b6 domain-containing protein, producing MTSTPGSAGPTAVTTPPRPEADGLVRRFGRPVRWVHRTTAALMLLCVATAGCLYVPQLAELVGRRHLVVTVHEWSGLLIPVPLLAGLFSRAVRGDVSRLNRFGPHDRKWLRAVRHRDHRPGSRPAGKFNAGQKLYAAWIAGAVLVMAGTGLLMWFTGLAPLMWRTSATFVHDWLALAIGIVLGGHIAMAYADPEARRGMRTGSVGRRWARREHALWRIPADPAGPPEDR from the coding sequence ATGACGTCGACGCCTGGGTCGGCCGGTCCAACGGCCGTGACGACGCCCCCACGACCTGAGGCGGACGGCCTGGTCCGGCGGTTCGGCCGGCCGGTGCGGTGGGTGCACCGCACCACCGCGGCGCTGATGCTGCTCTGCGTGGCCACGGCCGGCTGCCTGTACGTGCCGCAGCTCGCCGAACTCGTCGGCCGCCGCCATCTGGTGGTCACCGTGCACGAGTGGTCCGGGCTGTTGATACCCGTACCGCTGCTGGCGGGGCTGTTCTCGCGGGCCGTGCGGGGCGACGTCTCGCGGCTCAACCGTTTCGGACCGCACGACCGGAAGTGGCTGCGGGCCGTGCGCCACCGCGACCACCGGCCCGGCTCCCGGCCGGCCGGGAAGTTCAACGCCGGGCAGAAGCTCTACGCGGCCTGGATCGCGGGTGCGGTGCTGGTGATGGCCGGTACCGGGCTGCTGATGTGGTTCACCGGGCTGGCCCCGCTGATGTGGCGGACCAGCGCCACGTTCGTGCACGACTGGCTGGCGCTGGCGATCGGCATCGTGCTGGGCGGCCACATCGCGATGGCGTACGCCGACCCGGAGGCACGCCGTGGCATGCGCACCGGGTCGGTCGGGCGACGGTGGGCCCGTCGCGAGCACGCGCTGTGGCGGATCCCCGCGGACCCGGCCGGGCCGCCGGAAGACCGGTGA